The genomic interval CTGAGCGATACTCGTAAGGCGGCGCTTGCGGCTTTCAACAAGGCTGTGCGGGCGATCCCTGAGGTGGAGCAGGCGCATATGATCGCATCGAGCTTTGACTATCTGCTCAAGGTGCGGACCAAGGATATCGCAGACTATCGGGAAGTGCTGGGCGAACGGATCAGCGCCCTGCCCCATGTGGCGCATACGAGCACCCATGTGTCGATGGAGGCGGTGAAGGGAGACGAGGAGTAGACGGCGAAGGGG from Devosia sp. 2618 carries:
- a CDS encoding Lrp/AsnC ligand binding domain-containing protein, whose product is MKTVTYETLDQIDRHILDELAKDGRISVAELSRRVNLSKTPCQARIARLEKSGYILGYRAVIDPKRLGLPHVAFVEVKLSDTRKAALAAFNKAVRAIPEVEQAHMIASSFDYLLKVRTKDIADYREVLGERISALPHVAHTSTHVSMEAVKGDEE